DNA sequence from the Methanosarcinales archaeon genome:
TTGTCGATCAGGACAAACTTGTTGGAATAATTGACAAGCATGATGTTGTAAGAGTATATTCCAATGAAAGTCCTTAAATAGTGAATGTAAGTAAAGTAATTAGTGCTATTTTTGGGACAGCATGTTTAAATAGCAAGTAATAATTGATGAAAACGTTCGAAAAAGAGATATAACTTAATAACCTGTTAATCTCGGCAGAAAACGGTTATGTAATAAAATAGATTTGTAATTAAAATCGGTGAAATCATGAAACGACAAAAATATGACAAATCTGAAGTTAGAGGATTAGATAGTTCTGGAGTTAATGATAGAGGTCCATTAAATTTCAAATCCAAAATCTCTAATCATCAAAGTGAAATATTGGCCCTCGCATCAAAAGATGTCATAACACTTCCACCTACTACCAATATAATGGCTACTGTAAAAACTATGCTGAAATACGGTTTTAGACGAGTACCTATTGCAGATGCAGGTACAAAAAGACTGGAAGGAATTGTAACAAGTCTGGACATTGTAGATTTTCTCGGTGGGGGCTTGAGACACAATCTGGTTAAAAACCGATATAATGGTAACCTGGCAGCTGCAATTAATGAAGATGTCAGAGAAATTATGAAAAAAGAAGTTGTCTGCTTCCACATCAATGACACAATCTCTTACGTTCTTTCAACTTTGATCGATAAGAATATCGGGGCTGCACCCATTGTTAACGATGATTTTGCTGTTGTTGGTATAGTTTCTGAAAGAGAGTTTGTTAATACGGTAGCAAATATTACCACTTCAAAATCAGTGCACGATTATATGAGCACTAATGTAGTCACTGCACCACCCGACATGTCCTTAAAGGAAGCCACAATAACCATGATTAAAAGAGGTTTTAGGAGAATTCCGGTAGTTAAAGAAAATGTGTTATTGGGAATAATTACCGCTTCTGATATTATGAGGTATCTGGGAAGTGGGGACATTTTCCAGAAACTTATAACCGGTGATGGGGAAGATGCATTTAATGTTCCCTTAAAACATCTTATATTACGTGATATAATCTGGACCAGGTCTAATATTGATATTGGAGAAGCTGCTGGTTTGATGCTGAATAAAAAAGTAGGAGCAATTCCCATAATAGATAACGGGGAATTGTGTGGTATACTTACAGAGCGTGACATTATAAGAGCTATAGCAGATTAATTCACCACTTAAAGGGGATTATTATGAAAGTAAGGGAAATAATGAGCACACCAGTTTATATAATTGGTTCAGAGGAACCAATTTCGAGAGCAAGGAACCTTATGTTAAAATATAATATCAGTCGACTTGTAGTAATAAAAGAAAAATTATCTGAGGAAGCGTCTTCAAAATCATCCGAAGCAATACCGATAGGGATTGTTACTAAGGCTGATATCAGCCAAAGACTTGACCAGGCAGAACCAATGTGGCGCAGGCGTCCCATTGACAATATTCCGATTAGTGTAATAATGACCCCTGATCCAGTAACTATCCATCCAGAAGCCACACCCAAACAGGCAGCTGAACTTTTACTTGAGAACAAAATCAGCGGGATTCCTGTTGTAAAAAGTGAATCAGACAATAATGTTATGGGGATTATTACAAAACTGGATCTTATAAGATATTATTCTACACTTGAAAATAATTTCGGGGTAAAAGATATTATGAACGACTTTTTCGTCACCGTTCACAGGCATCACAGTATATGCCATGTAATTCATGAAATGAAAAATAATGATGTGGACAGGGTGATTGTTATCGACGACAACAATAAACCGGTTGGGATTATAACCACCACAAACCTTGCTTTACACAAAATGACCAATCCTAAAGGTGGACTACCTATAAAAGATGTCAAGATGGCCCGCAAGAACCGGGATGGTGGTGAAAGGACATTCCGTTCTATTAAAGAAGTATCGATTGTAGCCGAAGATGTTATGTCAGAGCCAATTATTACTTTAGATGAGAATAGCAAAGCCGTGGAAGCTGCTAAAATTATGGTGGACAAGCGGATTAATGGCATTCCAATTGTAAATAATGAGATTATTGGGATCGTGAATGCACAGAAAATAATAGCAGAGATTGCTGAAATTTAAAAGGTGATGAAAATGCAAGTAAAAGACATTATGGTTGAACCTGCAACTATTGATAAATCTGAAAAATTATCTTATGCACTTGACAAAATGGAAAAACTCGAAACCAGAAGACTCCTTGTATTACACAATGGCAATGTCAATGGAATTGTAACAATGAGGTCAATAACCAGGGAATTAGGAACCAGAAAAAAATCTACCCTCCCGGCATCAGCCATGCATGTAACGACAGCAACAACGGATAATTTTTCCAAGGTGCGTCCAGATATGCTTTTGAAGGAAGGTATTATACTAATGAATTTGAATGAAGGGATATTGCTGGTCATGGATAATGATGAAGTGATCGGATGGATCACCCCACATGAAATAATCAAGAATTATCCTTTCAACAATGCCCTTGCAGGTGAGATCATGCGCCAGCCCATTACCATAGGACCAGATGAAAGAGTAATACATGCCAGACGGACCATTCTTGATAAAAACATTGGCCGATTACCTGTAGTGGAAAATGGAGCCTTGATAGGAATAATCACAGAGCATGATATTGCCGTTGCTTTAAGGGCATTCAGGGACCTGGTATCTAACAGCAAACAGGAAAATCGGATTAAAAACTTGCTGGTAGAAGATATCATGAGCAGGGGGGTAATAACAGTAAATACTGATACACCTATCCAGGATGTGGTTTCCCTGATGCTTGAAAAGAACCTGGGCGGAGTGCCTGCTGTAAATGATAAGGATGAGCTTGTGGGTTTAATTACCAGACGGCTTCTTCTAAAGACAATTGCACATAAAATCGAGACATAACCATTTCATGAATAGAGATCAATATGATTTAGATGAAGATTTCATAAAACTTTCTTCAAATATCCTTGACTTGCCGGAATCAAAAATATCCAGTATGTTAAACCAAAGGGTTTTGCAGAAAGTATCAGGGCTCTATCCAGATTATTATAGGTTCGATAAAGGAATATCAGGATTTGAAGCAGGTACTGCTGTTTTTAAACACGGAGATAACATCCTGGTTGTTAAGGGATTTCCAAAGATACAGCGTGCAATTGTACTTGAATCGGCTGTAAGGGTTCATTTTGAAGGCAGTTCAACCATTGCAATTGAAGAAAAGATGAACGGCTATAATGTGAGAATTGCATGTATTGATGGAAAGGTTTTTGCATTGACAAGGGGCGGTCTGATATGTCCTTATACAACTGAGAAGGTGACAGAAGAGATCGATTCGGAATTTTTTCAAACCCATCCCGACCTGGTCTTATGTGGGGAAATGGTCGGCCCGGATAACCCGTATGTTCCGAATAACATCTATCCTGACGTGAAAAGTGTTTCATTGTTTATTTTTGATATCAGGGAAAAAACCACAGGTAAACCACTTACAATCGAAAAGAAATATGAGTTGTGTACACGCTATAATATCAAGACAGTCCGGTATTACGGAGAATATCCTATTCAATCAGCTGCTGAGATCATTACTAAGATCATAAAGGAACTGGGAGAGGAAGATCGTGAGGGTGTGGTGATAAAGGATCCTGAAATGAACCAGCCAGCTATAAAATATACATGCTCCGAAAGCACTAATAACGATCTAAAATATGCATTCCAGTTCTATAATGACTATGGAAGGGATTTCTTTTTTTCCAGGATTATACGTGAAGGGTTCCAGTCTGTGGAATGGGATGAAAATGAGGAAGCACTACATGACAGATGCTGCCGGCTTGGAGAAAGTATTCTCAAGCCAATGGTTGGGACTATAAAGAAGCGAAAACAGGGCGATCGCATTGCAGAGGATGTAAGGATCAGGGTTAATAACCTTGAAACTGCCTGGCAGTTTGAAGACCACCTGAAGCGATTGGGTGTGGATGCCCTGTTTGAAGAACCCGTATTTGAGAATGGACAGTACCTGATATTGATAAGAAAAATAAACAAGAGTACCAATGATCGCACAGGTGCATTATTGGATGGACAATTGTGGTAACAAATGGCAAAATATAAAAAAGTACTTGATATTAAATATGAAATTATTATTGTAGGCCGTTCCAATGTAGGTAAGTCAACCCTTATTAGAAGCTTGACAGGTGTGAATGTACCTGCCGGAAAACGTCCTGGTGTTACTTTGCGACCTTACCACCTGCAATTCGGTGATCTAACCATTACAGACATGCCCGGATTCGGGTTTATGAGCGGTATCAAGGAAACAAAACAGGATATTATCAAGACAAAGTTCGTTAGATATATTGAAAAAAATAAGGACCGAATTCTGCAGGTAATATTGGTTCTAAACGGCAATTCATTCTTAGATATTGTTGACCGCTGGCAAAAACGAGGGGAGATCCCGATTGAGATTGAGATGTATGATTTCATGCATGAACTTGAACTGGATGTAGTTGTGGCAGTCAATAAGAAAGATAAAATAAGTGATCTGGATAATGTCATGGACGGAGTGGCTGAAAGGCTGGGTATGCATCCGCCGTGGCGCCAGTGGCCTGATTTGCTGGTGCCTGTAAGTGCTAAAAAGGGAGATACTAAGCAACTTTCCGGTCTAATTCGGGGCACACTTCATAATCTTAGCAGGGATGACCTGCTTGGATTTGTAAAGTAATCATGTTCATTCAAGTAGTCTAAGAATAATTAGGAAAATAAATGCGGCGCAAAAATAAGAAAGAATGGATACGTGAGATGGCCCACAAGCGTATCCGGCTTTTATTTAAATTGGCAGAAGAATCTTTTGAAAAAGCCCCCCGACTTAGTAATCGATATGTCCAGCTTGCCAAAAAAATCAGTATGCGCCACAGGATCAGAATGCCGAGAGCATTGAAACGCAGGATTT
Encoded proteins:
- a CDS encoding CBS domain-containing protein, which gives rise to MKRQKYDKSEVRGLDSSGVNDRGPLNFKSKISNHQSEILALASKDVITLPPTTNIMATVKTMLKYGFRRVPIADAGTKRLEGIVTSLDIVDFLGGGLRHNLVKNRYNGNLAAAINEDVREIMKKEVVCFHINDTISYVLSTLIDKNIGAAPIVNDDFAVVGIVSEREFVNTVANITTSKSVHDYMSTNVVTAPPDMSLKEATITMIKRGFRRIPVVKENVLLGIITASDIMRYLGSGDIFQKLITGDGEDAFNVPLKHLILRDIIWTRSNIDIGEAAGLMLNKKVGAIPIIDNGELCGILTERDIIRAIAD
- a CDS encoding CBS domain-containing protein is translated as MKVREIMSTPVYIIGSEEPISRARNLMLKYNISRLVVIKEKLSEEASSKSSEAIPIGIVTKADISQRLDQAEPMWRRRPIDNIPISVIMTPDPVTIHPEATPKQAAELLLENKISGIPVVKSESDNNVMGIITKLDLIRYYSTLENNFGVKDIMNDFFVTVHRHHSICHVIHEMKNNDVDRVIVIDDNNKPVGIITTTNLALHKMTNPKGGLPIKDVKMARKNRDGGERTFRSIKEVSIVAEDVMSEPIITLDENSKAVEAAKIMVDKRINGIPIVNNEIIGIVNAQKIIAEIAEI
- a CDS encoding CBS domain-containing protein; translated protein: MQVKDIMVEPATIDKSEKLSYALDKMEKLETRRLLVLHNGNVNGIVTMRSITRELGTRKKSTLPASAMHVTTATTDNFSKVRPDMLLKEGIILMNLNEGILLVMDNDEVIGWITPHEIIKNYPFNNALAGEIMRQPITIGPDERVIHARRTILDKNIGRLPVVENGALIGIITEHDIAVALRAFRDLVSNSKQENRIKNLLVEDIMSRGVITVNTDTPIQDVVSLMLEKNLGGVPAVNDKDELVGLITRRLLLKTIAHKIET
- a CDS encoding RNA ligase; this encodes MNRDQYDLDEDFIKLSSNILDLPESKISSMLNQRVLQKVSGLYPDYYRFDKGISGFEAGTAVFKHGDNILVVKGFPKIQRAIVLESAVRVHFEGSSTIAIEEKMNGYNVRIACIDGKVFALTRGGLICPYTTEKVTEEIDSEFFQTHPDLVLCGEMVGPDNPYVPNNIYPDVKSVSLFIFDIREKTTGKPLTIEKKYELCTRYNIKTVRYYGEYPIQSAAEIITKIIKELGEEDREGVVIKDPEMNQPAIKYTCSESTNNDLKYAFQFYNDYGRDFFFSRIIREGFQSVEWDENEEALHDRCCRLGESILKPMVGTIKKRKQGDRIAEDVRIRVNNLETAWQFEDHLKRLGVDALFEEPVFENGQYLILIRKINKSTNDRTGALLDGQLW
- the engB gene encoding GTP-binding protein EngB, whose product is MAKYKKVLDIKYEIIIVGRSNVGKSTLIRSLTGVNVPAGKRPGVTLRPYHLQFGDLTITDMPGFGFMSGIKETKQDIIKTKFVRYIEKNKDRILQVILVLNGNSFLDIVDRWQKRGEIPIEIEMYDFMHELELDVVVAVNKKDKISDLDNVMDGVAERLGMHPPWRQWPDLLVPVSAKKGDTKQLSGLIRGTLHNLSRDDLLGFVK
- a CDS encoding ribonuclease P translates to MRRKNKKEWIREMAHKRIRLLFKLAEESFEKAPRLSNRYVQLAKKISMRHRIRMPRALKRRICKECGTFLVPGSNCRIRIRNDRILTTCLECGMIMRIPF